Genomic segment of Pasteurella multocida subsp. multocida OH4807:
TAAAACAGCATTTCGTGAAGAACGTGAATTTGAGGCACCATTAAATGTATACGGGTATTCAAAATTCTTGTTTGACCAATATGTACGTGCCATTTTACCTGAAGCAAATTCGCCAGTGTGTGGCTTCCGTTATTTCAATGTATATGGTCCACGCGAAAACCACAAAGGCTCAATGGCAAGCGTGGCATTCCACTTAAATAATCAAATTTTAAAAGGCGAAAATCCAAAATTATTCGCAGGCAGCGAAGATTTCCGTCGTGACTTCGTGTATGTGGGTGATGTTGCCGCTGTGAATATTTGGTGCTGGCAAAACAACATTTCTGGTATCTATAACTTAGGTACAGGCAATGCCGAGTCATTCAAAGAAGTGGCAAAAGCTGTCGTGAAATTCCACGGCAAAACTGAAGCGGATATTGAAACTATTCCATTCCCAGACCACTTAAAAAGCCGTTATCAAGAATACACCCAGGCGAATTTAGACAAATTACGTGCAACTGGTTATGACAAACCATTCAAAACCGTTGCAGAAGGTGTGGCAGAATATATGGCGTGGTTAAATCGTAAATAAGATTTCACCCTCAATCTCATTACATAGCGCTCTTATTCGGGCGCTATTTTTTTATCTAAAAAACTTTTCAAAAACAAACCGCACTTTGCTATTTCAAACTCAAAATCGCCTCTTTTGTCACTACGTATCCACTTTTTAAAATAAATAAACTTAAAACCAAACTCGCTAGGGCATCCACCCACACCCAGCCAAACAAAAAGATGCTTAAGCCGGCTAAAATCGCCACAATAGATCCCAATAAATCCGCTAACACGTGCAAATATGCCGCACGAAGATTTAAGTTATGCAAATCCCCTTTCAACATCATCCACGCCACGATTGCATTTACACACAACCCCACCACCGCAACAATTAACATTGGTAGCGATTGAATCGTTTGTGGATGTTGCCAACGCTCAACGGCTTCCCAAATAATATACAGCGCCACAACAATCAACGATAAACCATTTAACACCGCAATACGATTTTGTTTTTTTTCTTTTAAATACAATGCGATTAAGGCAATCAGCAATGCTAAGCTATCATTTGCCATATGCCCAGCATCTGCCATCAACGCTAAACTATTGAAGTAATAACCACTTAAAAATTCAAGAATCATAAATAAGCTAATTAAAGCAAGGCTGATCATCAGCACTTTACGGTTATCCGTATGGTGATGATGTGTATGTGGGTGGGAATCGTGGTGTGTCATAGAACTTTCCTTTCGTATAGCAATACTAAGTTGCAATATGAAACTTTAGCAAATTCACTGCGAGTAGCCTATATAACCACCTTCTTAATGAAAAATAAATTCGAGGCTCACAAATAACACAGATATTTTTTAAGTGGTTTTTAAATAAAAAAGTGCGTTTAAAATTTTTGATTTTTTTACCGCACTTTTATGCTTCATCTCACTTATTTGATTTGGGTTTCAATCACGCCCCCGCCAAGACAAACCTCGCCTTGATAGAATACAGCGGATTGACCTGGTGTGACTGCGATTTGCGGTTCATCAAACACAACGCGGATTGTTTCATCATCGATAGGTTGGATTTCACAAGGGATATCTTCCTGACGGTAACGGGTTTTGACTGTGCAGCGCACTGGCTGACGGATCACTTTGCGATCAACCCAATGGAGCTGACTTGCAATCAAACCGGAAGAAAGCAATGCAGAGTTATCGTGCCCCTGAGCAACCACTAACACATTGTTAACCAAGTCTTTTTCCACCACGTAAAATGGGTCTTCACTCATGCCTTTTACGCCACCGATGCCTAAGCCTTTACGTTGACCAAGCGTGTGATACATTAAACCGTCGTGGCGACCG
This window contains:
- the rfaD gene encoding ADP-L-glycero-D-mannoheptose-6-epimerase (COG0451 Nucleoside-diphosphate-sugar epimerases), whose amino-acid sequence is MIIVTGGAGFIGSNIVKALNELGRTDILVVDNLKDGTKFANLVDLDIADYCDKEDFIASIIAGDDFGDIDAIFHEGACSATTEWDGKYMMQNNYEYSKELLHYCLDREIPFFYASSAATYGDKTAFREEREFEAPLNVYGYSKFLFDQYVRAILPEANSPVCGFRYFNVYGPRENHKGSMASVAFHLNNQILKGENPKLFAGSEDFRRDFVYVGDVAAVNIWCWQNNISGIYNLGTGNAESFKEVAKAVVKFHGKTEADIETIPFPDHLKSRYQEYTQANLDKLRATGYDKPFKTVAEGVAEYMAWLNRK
- a CDS encoding cadmium, cobalt and zinc/H(+)-K(+) antiporter (COG1230 Co/Zn/Cd efflux system component), whose product is MTHHDSHPHTHHHHTDNRKVLMISLALISLFMILEFLSGYYFNSLALMADAGHMANDSLALLIALIALYLKEKKQNRIAVLNGLSLIVVALYIIWEAVERWQHPQTIQSLPMLIVAVVGLCVNAIVAWMMLKGDLHNLNLRAAYLHVLADLLGSIVAILAGLSIFLFGWVWVDALASLVLSLFILKSGYVVTKEAILSLK